ATAGATCAAGTCCGCGGAGAAATTGGAAATTTCGGAATTTTTGACCGTTTCCAAAACGTTTTCGTATCTGTTCGGATCGTGGTATCTGCCTAAAAATTGAAGTCTTTCCGGATGAAAGCTTTGGATGCCCACGGAGATTCGGTTGATACCGGCTTGTGCGATCGATTTTAAAAAATCGGAAGTGATATCCTCCGGATTACACTCCATCGTAATCTCTGAATATTCTGAAATTTTAATATTATTTTTTAAAAAATCGATGAGATTCGCGATCTGAGTTATGTCCGCTCGAGAAGGCGTTCCGCCTCCGAAAAAGATCGTATCGAATTCTAAATTGGAAACGGTAGGATTTTCGGAAATTCTTTGTTTTATTTCTTCCTGGTATCTTTGGAAAAGAGTTCTTTCGTCCGGGATCGGGTTTTTTCCGTTTCCCAGGGAATAAAAATCACAATATTCACATTTTTGAATGCAATAAGGGTAATGGACGTAAACCCCCGGAAAACCCGTCCTTACAACAGGATTTCCGAAATCGATTTTCATGGTTGGGAGACGGTCTTTTCGTCAGAACCTTTTAATATCAGATCTACGACCGGAATCGGGGAAGTTCTTTCCAAAACGGAATACAAAAGCGCTTTTTTAGATTCCAACGTCGGAGAGAAAGAAAATAAGATTTTCAGATTCGGCAACGTATTCAATTTTAAGAATGGAGTTCCGTAGTGAAGATCCACGATTTCCATTTTCGGATAACGTTTTGCCAGTCCGGCCGCTAAGTCCAATTCCAATTGACTGAATGTGGTTACTACAATCCGTTTGAACTTATTGTCTTTGACCAGACTCGAAATTTTTCCGGGGTTTGTGTTTTGAATATTTTTTTCTGCGAGTAAGGCTTCGAAGTCTTTTCCTCGGAGGGCGAAGATCGTTTCTTCCGTTTTTACGGTAATCGGATCGAAAGAGGACGGAAATGCGACGATGGAAGCTTTGGATACTTCCGAATTTAGAGTCGGCGAAAAAATTTCTAAGAAGTTTTTTTCTCTTTCCGCGATCTGATCTTGAAAAAAGGCGATTTCTTTTTGTTCCAACTCCGAAAGTTTTTCTTTCGATTCGGATTTTTTAGAAGAGAATTCGTAGACGATTCCGTGTTTGAGCTTTAAAAGAATCTGTCTGTATACGGCTTCTTTTAAGAGATCTCTTTCTCCTTTTTGAAAGGTTCCTTTTTTGTATGCAGTCAATACCTGATTCTTCATATTGCGGGTCGTTTTTCCCCAACTCGTCATCAACAAGATATCCGCTCCCGCTAGTATCGCAAGTACTCCCGGATCGCGGTCTTTGTAGTGTACATCAATCGCGTTCATCTCCATCGCGTCCGTGATGATGACACCTTTGAATCCCATTTTTTCTCTTAGGATTTCGGTGAGAATTTTTGAGGAAAGGGTCGCGGGGAAATTCGGGTCCAGTTTCGGATATACGATATGCGCGCTCATCACGACTTCGGCGCCTTGTTGTATGGATTCCCGGAACGGAATGAGTTCCATTTTTTCCAATTCTTCCAAGGTCTTGTCGATCTTGGGAAGTCCGAGGTGACTGTCCACGTTCGTATCTCCGTGTCCGGGAAAGTGCTTGATCGTAGGAATGGCTCCTCCGATTCTTGCGCCTTTTTCGTATCCGATTCCAGAAATGGAAACCATTTCGGGCGTACTTCCCATCGAACGAGTGTTGATCACCGGATTATCCGGATTGTTGTTGATATCTAAGTCGGGAGCAAATACAAAATTAAATCCGAGTTTTCGAAGTTGATAAGAAGTCACAAAGCCGACTTTATACGCGTAGTCTGCGTTTTTGGTTTGGCCGAGCGCCATTGCTCCCGGAAATTGGGTGACCCCGTCTTTAACTCGCAGAACTCTTCCTCCTTCTTGATCGACTGAAATCAAAAGAGGCAGTTTGGAAAATTCCATACTCTTCTTTTGCAGTTCGAGATTGAGTTTTGAAATTTCCTCTTTGCTACCAAGATTCGTTCCGAAAAGAATGATTCCACCGGGAAGAATCTCTTCGATTTCCTTTTCAGCGGTTTCATCCAAGGTTTTGCCGGGAATCGTCACATGGATCACTTGACCGGTTAATTCTTCGGGACTCATCTTATTTACGATCTCTTTTGCCTGTGATTCTAGATATTTATCCAAACCTTCGGCTTGTAGTTCTTGTTGGTAGGAACTGACGTAGTAGAGTACGGTTAGAAAACTCAGAAGAAGCAGGAATACGATTAGAAAACGTCGGATCATAGTTTGACAGAATAGGAAAACCTTGAATTCTGTAAAAACAAATTCCGGGAGCAAGCGATTGTTATGTTTCTTTTCAAGATCTTAATTCTTATTTCCAGTTGTTCTTTGATTCACGCAGAGTCGAATGTCCCTAAGATTCGAATTCTGTTTTTCGGAGACAGTCTTACTGCCGGGTTGGGGCTTGGTTCTCCGGAAGAGGCGTTTCCGGCTCTCGTGGAAAAAGAACTTTTCAAAAACGGAATTTCTACTCAAGCAATCAACGCCGGTATGAGCGGTGACACGACTTCGGGAGGTCTTGCTCGTTTGGATTGGGCGATGTCATCCGGCTTTGATCTGTTCGTTTTAGAACTTGGAGCGAACGATTCGATGAGAGGGATTTCGCCCGATCAAACCGAAAAAAATTTGAAAGAGATCATTGTTAGAGTAAGAAAGAAAAATCCGAAAGTGAAGATCCTTCTTGTTGGCATGAAAACATTTCCGAATCTAGGAAAAGAGTATCGAAAAAAATTCGAAGCTGTTTTTCCTAAGATCGCTAAGGAAGAAAATCTTCCACTCGTTCCTTTTTTTCTAGACGGTGTGGCTGGAGTCAAAAAATTGAATCAGAAGGACGGAATTCATCCGACTGCGGAAGGACATAGGGTTCTAGCTAAAAATCTTTTTCCCTTCGTTCAAAAAATTTTGAAGAAAGAATGATTCTCCAAAAAGTGTGTTTACACTGGACTTTTGCCGGAAATGATGGACCTACCTGAATGATCGCGGGAATAGCTCAGTGGTAGAGCACCTCCTTGCCAAGGAGGGGGTCGCGGGTTCGAGCCCCGTTTCCCGCTTTTTCTTTTATATCATCTCTTCTCCAGGTCGATTTGCATCATGGATTATAAAACAAAAAAAAATTCCAACGCTACCGTTGATATCAAACTTACTTTCGAAGCTTCCGATTTAGAGAAAGCCTTTGATAAGACGTATGCAGAAAAACAAAAAAATGTAAAGATTCCGGGCTTCCGTCCGGGAAAGGCGCCGCTGGATATGGTGAAGCGTCATCTCGGTGACACAGTGGCTAGTGATGCGATCAACGCTTTGATCGTGGATGGAATGACTTCCATTCTCACAAAATTGGAACATCCGATGGTTCGGTTTCCGAAATTCGAAATCCAAGACTATCAACCCGGTAAGAATCTGATTGCGACTGCGGTTTATGAAACCAAGCCGGAGATTATTCTTGGAAAATACAAAAAAATAAAAATTAAACTTCCGGAAGTTTCCGTTTCCGACTCCGATATTTTCGATGAAATTGAAAATATTCGTAAGGAACTCGCTCGCAAACAATTGAAGGAAGATGGACAAACCGCCGCTTCCGGAGATATTATCGATATGGAATATACGGTTCGTGAAAAAGGTCAGGAACCGAAAAGCGCGAGCAATACTTCTAATGACTATCACCTTGGTCATGAAAACAATCTAAAAGGTTTCGATGAAAACCTCTACGGACTGAGAGTCGGCGATAGAAAAGAATTTTCCCATACCTTTCCGGAAGATTACCCTCAAAACGAGGTTGCGGGAAAAACCTTTGAATACTCCGTAATAGTCAAAGCGCTCTATGCGAATATTCTTCCCGCAGCGGACGACGATTTGGCGGCCGAGTTCGACGGTTCCGATTCTTTGGACACTCTGAAAGACAAGATTCGTAAAAATCTCAAGGAACGTTTTGAGGAAGGAATCCGAAATAAGAAGCTGGAAGAAATTTTTAA
The nucleotide sequence above comes from Leptospira weilii. Encoded proteins:
- a CDS encoding glycoside hydrolase family 3 protein, which codes for MLPEFVFTEFKVFLFCQTMIRRFLIVFLLLLSFLTVLYYVSSYQQELQAEGLDKYLESQAKEIVNKMSPEELTGQVIHVTIPGKTLDETAEKEIEEILPGGIILFGTNLGSKEEISKLNLELQKKSMEFSKLPLLISVDQEGGRVLRVKDGVTQFPGAMALGQTKNADYAYKVGFVTSYQLRKLGFNFVFAPDLDINNNPDNPVINTRSMGSTPEMVSISGIGYEKGARIGGAIPTIKHFPGHGDTNVDSHLGLPKIDKTLEELEKMELIPFRESIQQGAEVVMSAHIVYPKLDPNFPATLSSKILTEILREKMGFKGVIITDAMEMNAIDVHYKDRDPGVLAILAGADILLMTSWGKTTRNMKNQVLTAYKKGTFQKGERDLLKEAVYRQILLKLKHGIVYEFSSKKSESKEKLSELEQKEIAFFQDQIAEREKNFLEIFSPTLNSEVSKASIVAFPSSFDPITVKTEETIFALRGKDFEALLAEKNIQNTNPGKISSLVKDNKFKRIVVTTFSQLELDLAAGLAKRYPKMEIVDLHYGTPFLKLNTLPNLKILFSFSPTLESKKALLYSVLERTSPIPVVDLILKGSDEKTVSQP
- a CDS encoding arylesterase: MFLFKILILISSCSLIHAESNVPKIRILFFGDSLTAGLGLGSPEEAFPALVEKELFKNGISTQAINAGMSGDTTSGGLARLDWAMSSGFDLFVLELGANDSMRGISPDQTEKNLKEIIVRVRKKNPKVKILLVGMKTFPNLGKEYRKKFEAVFPKIAKEENLPLVPFFLDGVAGVKKLNQKDGIHPTAEGHRVLAKNLFPFVQKILKKE
- the tig gene encoding trigger factor, with amino-acid sequence MDYKTKKNSNATVDIKLTFEASDLEKAFDKTYAEKQKNVKIPGFRPGKAPLDMVKRHLGDTVASDAINALIVDGMTSILTKLEHPMVRFPKFEIQDYQPGKNLIATAVYETKPEIILGKYKKIKIKLPEVSVSDSDIFDEIENIRKELARKQLKEDGQTAASGDIIDMEYTVREKGQEPKSASNTSNDYHLGHENNLKGFDENLYGLRVGDRKEFSHTFPEDYPQNEVAGKTFEYSVIVKALYANILPAADDDLAAEFDGSDSLDTLKDKIRKNLKERFEEGIRNKKLEEIFKEIIDDSKYIFPDSYVKEESEHVFHGMIHEFKLPHTTVEKYAEMIGKDLKEVQEFFRNLAEKRLKHFFTRQKIAEIENVTYTETDFDADLEKLASSYQISLSDLKKELEEGELMDQYRETFFAKKVDDTLFDLVEKKYTDKLSIGQVKDYLNQKEEQKA